In the genome of Homalodisca vitripennis isolate AUS2020 unplaced genomic scaffold, UT_GWSS_2.1 ScUCBcl_6248;HRSCAF=13366, whole genome shotgun sequence, one region contains:
- the LOC124373721 gene encoding F-box only protein 22-like has product YLMLQLAERVGPVPEGGSRIAFLAQCVARTDPFLENEESSAFSRAFPSVPQFGFHALGEYGMSSSSTEAPEEEKPSKKKKYDFEHVNTTSITIITFSKVKFNK; this is encoded by the exons GCTATCTAATGTTGCAGCTAGCAGAAAGAGTGGGTCCAGTGCCAGAAGGAGGAAGCCGCATTGCATTTCTGGCTCAGTGTGTAGCGAGGACAGACCCCTTCCTGGAGAACGAGGAGAGCAGTGCATTCAGTAGAGCCTTTCCTTCAGTGCCTCAGTTTGGTTTTCATGCCTTAGGAGAGTATGGAATGAGTAGCTCTAGTACAG AAGCTCCAGAAGAAGAAAAACCAAGCAAGAAAAAGAAATACGATTTTGAACATGTCAATACCACAtctattacaataataacttttagtaaagttaaatttaacaaataa